A region of Halopiger xanaduensis SH-6 DNA encodes the following proteins:
- a CDS encoding CBS domain-containing protein yields the protein MPIEDLSRSDVVMAEPDASVGDLAAKMDDENVGSVVITEDGSPVGIVTDRDLTVRVLAEETDPIDQTAADVMTEDPETLEADAGFYQATNLMADHGIRRIPICEGDDLVGIITADDLTELIADEEQQLADVIRAQRPEY from the coding sequence ATGCCAATCGAAGATCTCTCACGGAGCGACGTCGTAATGGCCGAACCGGACGCGTCAGTCGGCGACCTCGCGGCGAAGATGGACGACGAAAACGTCGGCAGCGTCGTGATCACCGAGGACGGAAGCCCGGTCGGCATCGTCACCGATCGTGATCTGACCGTGCGGGTGCTCGCCGAGGAAACCGATCCGATCGACCAAACCGCCGCAGACGTGATGACCGAGGATCCCGAGACGCTCGAGGCGGACGCCGGATTCTACCAGGCGACGAATCTGATGGCCGACCACGGTATCCGCCGGATCCCCATCTGCGAGGGCGACGACCTCGTCGGGATCATTACCGCCGACGATTTGACGGAACTCATCGCCGACGAAGAACAGCAACTCGCGGACGTCATCCGCGCGCAGCGGCCGGAGTATTGA
- a CDS encoding membrane protein, which translates to MMATTHALWGMVLALPVLATAPEFAPAAFLAGLVGGLAPDLDLYVGHRKTLHYPVYAALATVPAVGLAVFVPSTATIVLAVGLAAAAAHAATDAVGGGLELRPWLAGSERAVYSHYHDRWIRPRRWVRYDGAPEDLGLAGVAAAPLVVAADGPVAVVVLVLLAVSAVYVLLRKPLATVAERFARAVPSPLRPYVPERYRDV; encoded by the coding sequence ATGATGGCAACGACCCACGCGCTCTGGGGAATGGTACTCGCGCTCCCAGTCCTCGCGACCGCCCCGGAGTTCGCCCCAGCCGCGTTCCTCGCCGGGCTCGTCGGCGGACTCGCCCCCGACCTTGATCTCTACGTCGGCCACCGAAAAACGCTCCACTACCCCGTGTACGCCGCTCTTGCAACGGTCCCCGCAGTTGGACTGGCAGTTTTCGTCCCGTCGACGGCGACCATCGTGCTCGCCGTCGGTCTCGCCGCAGCGGCGGCACACGCCGCGACCGACGCCGTCGGGGGCGGCCTCGAGTTACGCCCGTGGCTGGCGGGCTCCGAGCGGGCGGTCTACAGCCACTACCACGACCGTTGGATTCGTCCGCGCCGCTGGGTGCGTTACGACGGCGCCCCCGAGGACCTCGGTCTAGCGGGAGTCGCAGCAGCGCCGCTCGTCGTCGCGGCTGACGGACCAGTAGCCGTCGTCGTGCTCGTGCTCCTCGCGGTGTCGGCCGTCTACGTCCTATTGCGAAAACCGCTGGCGACCGTCGCCGAACGATTCGCCCGGGCGGTCCCGTCTCCGCTGCGTCCGTACGTCCCCGAGCGGTACCGCGACGTCTGA
- a CDS encoding pyridoxamine 5'-phosphate oxidase family protein, which produces MTIDELTDYGMERMTDDEIEVFLKTQSLGVLGLPTEGTPYLIPLSYGYDGGSTLYFVYVVGAESRKATLSDRADTASFLVYSAETMFHWRSVLATGSLRRLSDDERSAITDAQTPIWRPELLETASEAESTRIYELTVDEWTGIRHAIAPPTFAQRSSRDQSK; this is translated from the coding sequence ATGACGATCGACGAACTCACCGACTACGGCATGGAGCGAATGACGGACGACGAAATCGAGGTATTTCTAAAGACGCAGAGTTTGGGCGTTCTCGGGTTACCGACGGAGGGGACGCCGTATCTGATTCCGCTCTCGTACGGCTACGACGGCGGATCGACGCTGTACTTCGTCTACGTCGTCGGGGCGGAGAGTCGCAAAGCGACGCTATCGGACCGGGCGGATACCGCCAGTTTCCTCGTCTACAGCGCCGAGACGATGTTCCACTGGCGAAGCGTCCTCGCGACGGGCTCGTTACGCCGGCTTTCCGACGACGAGCGATCCGCGATCACCGACGCGCAGACCCCGATCTGGCGACCAGAACTCCTCGAGACCGCGAGCGAGGCGGAGTCGACTCGGATCTACGAACTGACCGTCGACGAGTGGACGGGCATTCGACACGCGATCGCTCCGCCGACGTTCGCCCAGCGCTCGAGTCGGGATCAGTCGAAGTAA
- a CDS encoding pyridoxamine 5'-phosphate oxidase family protein: protein MTGLRWTNLTEAERNDLLGTGGTGVLSFSTESDEPPASIPVSYGYYDADAAFYFRLSFPPGTRKDDVIANPVSFVTYAETDDGWRSVVATGTLEELADAHPDSVVVQGMWAVRIPTVDIFERPRDEIEFHDFRLDPDTLTGRKSVPE, encoded by the coding sequence ATGACGGGACTTCGCTGGACGAACCTGACCGAAGCCGAACGGAACGACCTGCTCGGAACCGGCGGGACTGGCGTTCTCTCTTTCTCGACCGAATCGGACGAACCGCCGGCGTCGATCCCCGTTTCGTACGGGTATTACGATGCTGATGCGGCATTTTACTTCCGGCTCTCGTTTCCGCCAGGGACCCGCAAGGACGACGTCATCGCGAATCCGGTATCGTTCGTTACGTACGCTGAAACGGACGATGGCTGGCGTAGCGTCGTCGCGACCGGCACCCTCGAAGAGTTAGCCGACGCACATCCGGACTCGGTCGTCGTCCAGGGGATGTGGGCGGTCCGGATTCCCACGGTCGACATTTTCGAGCGGCCGCGGGACGAAATCGAGTTTCACGACTTTCGACTCGATCCCGACACACTGACGGGCCGAAAGAGTGTCCCGGAGTGA
- a CDS encoding sulfatase family protein, which yields MADARPNVLLIHSHDLGRYLGCYGVDTETPSIDALAADGAVFDRHFAAAPQCSPSRGSLMTGRAPHVNGLMGLAHGDWELDADERILPHYLRDAGYETHLFGLQHITQDTDRLEYDHVHSEGNLYPGVSPTVHQANRARNVASVVASFLDADAYTDPFFASIGFFECHRVEEENGRFGFDAGYYDADDPDDVRPLPYLPDRRGIRHDLGEMRGMIVAIDEAIETILEALDAADIEDETLVIFTTEHGIAFPRAKGTCYDAGIEAALVLRYPGVIEGGERYAELLSNIDVLPTILDFVGIDVPDRISGRSFAGLVADEYGGYDERDRVFAEMTWHDMYNPIRAVRTNRYKYVRRFWPLPTVYLPADVFSSESGREVRETDTVPSRQYEELYDLRDAPQEDDNVVNEPRYQDVRVDLSEQLHEWMVETDDPILDGPVVPGDYDKIQSWPHRST from the coding sequence ATGGCAGATGCACGACCGAACGTTCTCTTAATCCACAGCCACGATCTCGGTCGCTATCTGGGCTGTTACGGCGTAGATACCGAGACTCCAAGTATCGACGCGCTCGCAGCCGACGGCGCGGTGTTCGACCGGCACTTCGCGGCCGCACCGCAGTGCTCGCCGAGTCGGGGTAGTCTCATGACCGGCCGCGCCCCCCATGTCAACGGGCTCATGGGGCTCGCGCACGGCGACTGGGAACTCGACGCCGACGAGCGCATTCTCCCACACTACCTCAGGGACGCTGGCTACGAGACCCACCTCTTCGGGCTCCAGCATATTACGCAGGACACGGACCGTCTCGAGTACGATCACGTCCACTCCGAAGGGAACCTCTATCCGGGCGTCTCGCCGACGGTCCACCAGGCCAACCGGGCGCGAAACGTCGCGTCGGTCGTGGCGTCGTTTCTGGACGCCGACGCGTATACCGACCCCTTCTTCGCGTCGATCGGATTCTTCGAGTGTCACCGCGTCGAGGAGGAAAACGGTCGATTCGGATTCGATGCCGGATACTACGATGCCGACGATCCGGACGACGTGCGGCCGCTGCCGTACCTTCCCGACCGACGGGGAATCCGCCACGATCTCGGGGAGATGCGCGGCATGATCGTCGCGATCGACGAAGCTATCGAGACGATTCTCGAGGCACTCGATGCGGCGGATATCGAGGACGAGACGCTCGTCATCTTCACGACCGAACACGGGATCGCGTTCCCCAGAGCGAAAGGGACCTGCTACGACGCAGGAATCGAAGCGGCGCTCGTGTTGCGCTATCCCGGCGTCATCGAGGGAGGCGAACGATACGCCGAACTCCTGAGTAATATCGATGTCTTGCCGACGATCCTCGATTTTGTGGGGATCGACGTACCCGACAGGATCTCCGGACGGAGTTTTGCCGGACTCGTTGCCGACGAGTACGGGGGCTACGACGAGCGAGATCGCGTCTTTGCCGAGATGACTTGGCATGACATGTACAATCCGATCCGGGCGGTGCGGACGAACCGTTATAAGTACGTCCGACGGTTTTGGCCCCTCCCGACCGTCTACCTGCCGGCAGACGTATTCTCGAGCGAATCCGGACGCGAAGTCCGCGAAACAGACACTGTCCCATCGCGACAGTACGAAGAATTGTACGACCTCCGGGATGCGCCCCAGGAGGACGACAACGTCGTCAACGAACCGCGCTATCAGGACGTCCGAGTGGACCTCTCGGAGCAACTCCACGAGTGGATGGTTGAGACGGATGATCCGATTCTCGACGGCCCCGTTGTTCCGGGGGACTACGACAAGATTCAATCGTGGCCACACCGATCAACGTGA
- a CDS encoding sugar phosphate nucleotidyltransferase, which yields MEAVVLAGGYATRLWPITRDRPKMLLPLGETTVIDRLYADLESVDRIETVYVSTNERFADDFEAHLAERSYDKPRLSVEETQAEDEKFGVIAGLAELVEREGVDDDLLVIAGDNVFEFAIRDFLEYYDWRDAPTIAATDVGSPERATEYGVLDLADDRVVNFREKPDDPPGTCVSVGCYAFPRETLSLLPQYLEAGNDPDEPGWFVQWLRNCEPTYAYTFDGAWFDIGTRERYLDAVAWHLDGESRIVETVSLKNATIGSDVHVMANATLVGAEIERAVVFPDVTLEGTTVHDSIIDEGATLGGIGLHEAMVGAYSRIPGSGWE from the coding sequence ATGGAGGCCGTCGTTTTAGCTGGCGGATACGCAACTCGCCTGTGGCCGATCACGAGGGACCGACCGAAGATGCTTCTCCCGCTTGGGGAAACCACCGTCATCGACCGGCTCTATGCCGACCTTGAATCAGTAGACCGCATCGAGACCGTGTACGTCAGCACGAATGAACGGTTCGCCGACGACTTCGAGGCCCACTTGGCGGAGCGTTCGTACGACAAACCGCGACTATCGGTCGAAGAAACCCAGGCGGAAGACGAAAAGTTCGGTGTCATCGCCGGCCTCGCGGAACTGGTCGAACGCGAAGGTGTCGACGACGACCTCTTGGTGATCGCCGGTGACAACGTCTTCGAGTTCGCGATCCGCGACTTCCTTGAGTACTACGACTGGAGGGACGCGCCGACGATCGCCGCTACCGACGTCGGCTCGCCGGAACGAGCTACCGAGTACGGTGTCCTCGACCTGGCAGACGATCGGGTGGTCAACTTCCGAGAAAAACCCGACGACCCGCCGGGAACATGCGTGTCGGTCGGATGCTATGCGTTTCCCCGCGAGACGCTGTCCTTACTCCCGCAGTATCTCGAGGCGGGGAACGATCCGGACGAACCCGGCTGGTTCGTCCAGTGGCTCCGGAACTGCGAGCCAACGTACGCGTACACGTTCGACGGTGCCTGGTTCGACATCGGCACTCGAGAGCGCTACCTCGACGCCGTTGCTTGGCACTTAGACGGCGAGTCACGGATCGTCGAGACGGTGTCGCTCAAAAACGCGACGATCGGGTCGGACGTTCATGTAATGGCGAACGCGACCCTCGTCGGCGCTGAGATCGAACGAGCGGTCGTCTTTCCGGACGTGACGCTCGAGGGGACGACCGTGCACGACTCGATCATCGACGAAGGCGCGACGCTCGGCGGGATTGGTCTCCATGAGGCAATGGTCGGCGCATACTCCCGGATTCCGGGCAGTGGTTGGGAGTGA
- a CDS encoding universal stress protein — translation MSQLIESILIPTDDSEGALAGAKWGIALASRTGADVHVVSVVDVRSGPLEPADEALSPLEEDAQNAVERVATLARDHDADLEVSTTVEQGTPFQSIREYATRRDIDVIAMGTKGRTGLERVLLGSVTENVLRTARTPVLAVPPTAAESAIDDVAFDQLLLPTDGSDGAAIATEWGIELADLMGSTVHTVYSVNTSRFSGSQDPGGILKALKRRGEVAVETVRKRAKHAGVSVSGTIATGPPSDVVLTYATDRGVDLIVMGTHGRTGIGQWFLGSVTENVVRGADVPVFCVPVSVESP, via the coding sequence ATGAGCCAGCTGATCGAATCGATACTGATACCGACGGACGACAGCGAGGGGGCCCTCGCGGGAGCGAAATGGGGAATCGCGCTCGCGTCGCGAACCGGCGCGGACGTCCACGTGGTCTCGGTTGTCGACGTCCGAAGCGGACCGCTCGAACCGGCGGACGAGGCGCTTTCGCCGCTCGAGGAGGACGCACAGAACGCAGTCGAGCGAGTCGCGACGCTGGCGCGAGACCACGACGCGGACCTCGAGGTCTCGACGACGGTCGAACAGGGGACGCCGTTCCAGTCGATCCGCGAGTACGCCACCAGGCGTGACATCGACGTCATCGCGATGGGAACGAAGGGACGAACGGGACTCGAGAGGGTCCTCCTCGGGAGCGTCACTGAGAACGTTCTCCGGACGGCGCGAACTCCCGTGCTCGCCGTCCCGCCGACCGCTGCCGAATCCGCCATCGATGACGTCGCGTTCGACCAGTTGCTCCTGCCGACCGACGGGAGCGACGGGGCTGCGATCGCGACCGAGTGGGGGATCGAACTGGCGGACCTGATGGGGTCGACGGTTCACACAGTCTACTCCGTCAACACGAGCCGATTTTCCGGATCGCAGGACCCGGGCGGTATCCTCAAGGCGCTCAAGCGCCGCGGTGAGGTGGCGGTCGAAACGGTCCGAAAACGGGCCAAACATGCCGGTGTTAGCGTCTCCGGAACGATCGCGACCGGGCCGCCGTCGGACGTGGTCCTCACGTACGCGACCGATCGCGGCGTCGATCTGATCGTGATGGGAACGCACGGTCGGACCGGAATCGGACAGTGGTTTCTCGGAAGCGTCACGGAAAACGTCGTCCGGGGAGCCGACGTTCCGGTGTTTTGCGTCCCGGTCAGCGTCGAATCGCCGTGA
- a CDS encoding glycosyltransferase, with protein MHAPSFPNRTLEAYADIVEPNRLDRLRLLSEALSDRRILHVNSTATGGGVAELLRSIVPVCNDLGIDTNWLVMDATDDFFAVTKAIHNGLQGNGPPLTEEMKSTYRSVTERNSAELEGEYDLVVIHDPQPLGMLDRLAETMPEAAIVWRCHVDLTDPIEEYRTFVAEYMPQVDHAIFSRTAYAEDVIGPTTSVVYPSIDPVTKKNRSLDEKTEKVERDRLDPLSFDRPLVTQISRFDPWKDQFGTLEAYRRASEEIPDLQLALVGAMAGDDPEGMEVYERVAEEAVGDPNVHTLTDLPDTTVNVLQRRSDVVVQKSLREGFGLVVSEALWKRTPVVGSNVGGIPLQIVDGENGYLVEPDDPADAGERVATLLENESRRTRFGANGREYVRERFLLPRQLSELLEIVVETLGIDSNV; from the coding sequence ATGCATGCACCATCGTTTCCGAATCGTACGCTCGAGGCGTACGCCGATATCGTGGAACCCAACCGGCTCGATCGGCTTCGATTGCTCTCCGAGGCGCTTTCGGATCGCCGGATCCTCCACGTCAATTCGACCGCGACCGGTGGCGGAGTCGCTGAGTTACTTCGATCAATCGTGCCGGTGTGCAACGACCTCGGGATCGATACCAACTGGCTCGTCATGGACGCCACTGACGACTTCTTCGCGGTGACCAAAGCGATCCACAACGGGCTTCAGGGGAACGGGCCTCCGCTGACCGAGGAGATGAAATCCACCTATCGGTCCGTAACCGAGAGGAATTCGGCCGAACTCGAGGGCGAGTACGATCTCGTCGTGATCCACGATCCGCAGCCGCTGGGAATGCTCGATCGCCTCGCGGAGACGATGCCGGAGGCGGCGATCGTCTGGCGCTGTCACGTCGATCTCACCGATCCAATAGAGGAATACCGCACGTTCGTCGCCGAGTACATGCCGCAAGTGGACCATGCGATCTTTAGCCGGACGGCCTACGCGGAGGACGTCATCGGTCCGACGACAAGCGTGGTATACCCCTCGATCGATCCGGTAACGAAGAAGAACCGATCGCTCGACGAGAAGACGGAGAAAGTCGAACGCGACCGACTGGACCCGCTGTCGTTCGATCGCCCGCTGGTCACGCAGATCTCCCGATTCGATCCGTGGAAGGACCAGTTTGGCACGTTAGAAGCGTATCGTCGCGCCAGCGAAGAGATCCCGGACCTGCAACTGGCGCTGGTCGGCGCGATGGCCGGTGATGATCCGGAGGGGATGGAGGTCTACGAACGCGTCGCCGAGGAGGCGGTCGGTGATCCAAACGTCCACACGTTGACCGACCTGCCGGACACGACGGTGAACGTCCTACAGCGTCGATCAGACGTTGTCGTCCAAAAGTCGCTACGCGAGGGGTTCGGACTGGTCGTCTCGGAAGCCCTCTGGAAGCGTACTCCGGTCGTCGGATCGAACGTCGGCGGCATTCCGCTCCAGATCGTGGACGGCGAAAACGGGTATCTCGTCGAACCCGACGACCCAGCGGACGCCGGGGAGCGCGTCGCCACCCTTCTCGAGAACGAATCGCGTCGAACGAGGTTCGGCGCAAACGGGCGAGAGTATGTCCGCGAACGCTTCTTGCTTCCGCGACAGCTCTCGGAGCTACTCGAGATCGTCGTCGAGACACTGGGTATCGATTCCAACGTGTGA
- a CDS encoding universal stress protein: MYDRILLPTDMSPGVDRAIEHAIDAAQRYNAELHVLYVVDADAYSSYPGDEYVHEFEGLEHALEEAGRDAIEDIVERAAAADVPTATEIHHGVPHEEILAYIDDADIGLTVVGSKNRPGEYRRLLGSVAERVARMAEEPVTVVKTPVDES, encoded by the coding sequence ATGTACGATCGAATACTGCTCCCGACCGATATGAGTCCCGGCGTCGACCGAGCGATCGAGCACGCGATCGACGCTGCACAGCGGTACAACGCCGAACTACACGTGCTGTACGTCGTCGATGCCGACGCCTACAGTTCGTACCCCGGCGACGAGTACGTCCACGAGTTTGAGGGGCTCGAGCACGCGCTCGAGGAGGCCGGTCGCGACGCGATCGAGGACATCGTCGAGCGGGCAGCGGCGGCCGACGTACCGACGGCGACCGAGATCCACCACGGTGTCCCCCACGAGGAGATTCTCGCGTACATCGACGACGCCGACATCGGACTCACGGTCGTCGGCTCGAAGAACCGTCCGGGCGAGTACCGGCGGTTGCTCGGTAGCGTCGCCGAACGTGTCGCTCGGATGGCCGAGGAGCCGGTGACGGTTGTAAAGACGCCCGTCGACGAGTCGTAA
- a CDS encoding universal stress protein, translating to MFTTVLVPTDGSRGAEAAITHATELGQTYGATLHALYVVDTGAEPAALETDQRETLREPSERRGREATIRVTDQAEANDLTAAREVREGAPHTEILEYADEQDVDLIVMGTHGRTDVDHARLGSTTERVLTRSDTPVLSVRLREDAAGTDADVRPYEDIVIPIDGSDAAERAAETALDVAEKYDASVHAVYVLDTTTYDLKDAPQSIIGLLKEGGRAAADAVADMARERGLSATTSLRRGVPTDELLAYTDDVDADLIAMGTRGRNIGAGRLLGSTTARVVRRSTIPVLTVS from the coding sequence ATGTTCACGACCGTACTCGTCCCGACGGACGGGAGTCGCGGCGCCGAAGCGGCGATCACTCACGCGACGGAACTGGGACAGACCTACGGGGCGACCCTCCACGCGCTGTACGTCGTCGATACCGGCGCCGAGCCGGCCGCGCTCGAGACTGACCAGCGCGAAACTCTTCGCGAACCGTCCGAACGCCGCGGCCGCGAAGCGACTATCCGCGTTACGGATCAGGCCGAAGCGAACGACCTGACGGCTGCGAGAGAAGTACGCGAGGGTGCACCACACACCGAAATACTCGAGTACGCCGACGAGCAGGACGTCGATCTGATCGTGATGGGAACGCACGGTCGAACCGACGTCGACCACGCCCGCCTCGGCAGCACCACGGAGCGCGTGCTCACGCGCTCCGATACGCCAGTATTGTCGGTCCGCCTGCGTGAGGACGCCGCGGGAACCGACGCGGACGTCAGGCCGTATGAGGACATAGTAATCCCGATTGACGGGAGTGACGCCGCCGAGCGTGCGGCCGAAACTGCGCTTGATGTCGCCGAGAAGTACGACGCATCCGTTCACGCCGTGTACGTCCTCGACACGACGACGTACGATCTCAAGGACGCGCCGCAGAGCATCATCGGACTCCTCAAAGAAGGCGGGCGTGCGGCGGCTGATGCGGTCGCGGACATGGCCCGAGAGCGGGGTCTTTCCGCGACGACGTCTCTTCGGCGTGGGGTACCGACGGACGAGCTGCTCGCGTACACTGACGACGTCGACGCGGATCTGATCGCCATGGGAACGCGCGGTCGAAACATCGGCGCCGGTCGGTTGCTTGGCAGTACCACGGCGCGCGTGGTGCGCCGATCGACAATCCCGGTACTGACCGTTAGCTAG
- a CDS encoding glycerol dehydrogenase, whose translation MTTRIFRSPAAYIQGRNVLDDLGDYADPLGDAALVLGDEVVLDLVGERVETSLEAAGFDIDSVVFNGECSEKEIGRIRERHTEHDANLIVGIGGGKAIDTARATRERTGGALVSLPTVASTDAPTSSVAVIYSEDGEFVEFHVYERHPDLVVIDTEVVANAPTRFFRSGIGDALATWFEADAAFRSGATTLFGTRSTRTAQEIAKLAYTTLREHGRSAVDAVENNAVTESVEAVVEANTLLSGLGFESGGLAAAHAIHNGLTQLEATHEATHGEKVTIGTIAQLVLEGREDALVEDVAGFAASVGLPTTLAEIGLEDPSIEDLAIVAEAACAEDETIHNEPFEVTADDVRDALVGVDAVGRRLDH comes from the coding sequence ATGACGACACGGATATTCAGATCGCCAGCAGCGTACATACAGGGACGAAACGTACTCGATGACCTCGGTGACTACGCGGATCCGCTTGGTGATGCGGCGCTCGTTCTCGGTGACGAAGTCGTCCTCGATCTGGTCGGCGAGCGCGTCGAAACAAGCCTCGAGGCAGCCGGGTTCGACATCGACAGCGTCGTGTTCAATGGCGAATGCTCTGAGAAGGAAATCGGCCGGATTAGGGAGAGACACACGGAACACGACGCGAATCTGATCGTCGGGATCGGTGGCGGGAAAGCGATCGACACGGCGAGGGCGACCCGAGAACGTACTGGCGGGGCGCTCGTCTCACTGCCAACGGTCGCATCGACGGACGCGCCGACTAGTTCGGTTGCGGTAATTTATAGCGAAGACGGCGAATTTGTCGAGTTTCACGTCTACGAACGCCACCCGGATCTCGTGGTGATCGACACCGAAGTCGTGGCGAACGCGCCTACCCGGTTCTTCCGGAGCGGTATCGGCGACGCGCTCGCGACGTGGTTCGAGGCCGACGCTGCCTTCCGGTCGGGCGCGACGACGCTCTTCGGAACCCGATCGACGCGAACCGCACAGGAAATCGCGAAACTTGCGTATACGACCCTCCGCGAACACGGCCGGTCCGCGGTCGACGCCGTCGAGAATAACGCCGTCACCGAGAGCGTCGAGGCGGTCGTCGAAGCGAACACGCTACTGAGCGGTCTCGGGTTCGAGAGCGGCGGCTTGGCCGCGGCACACGCGATTCACAACGGCCTCACGCAACTCGAAGCTACCCACGAGGCGACCCACGGCGAGAAGGTGACGATCGGGACGATCGCACAGCTCGTCCTCGAGGGCCGCGAGGACGCGCTTGTCGAGGACGTCGCTGGCTTCGCCGCGTCGGTCGGGCTTCCAACGACGCTCGCCGAAATCGGACTCGAGGATCCCTCGATCGAGGACCTTGCGATCGTTGCCGAAGCCGCCTGTGCCGAAGACGAGACGATCCACAACGAGCCGTTCGAAGTGACAGCAGACGACGTTCGCGACGCGCTCGTTGGTGTCGATGCGGTCGGACGGCGGCTCGACCATTGA
- a CDS encoding sugar phosphate isomerase/epimerase family protein, translated as MQLGLTVGDSLERTERTIAGFDLAELSIGEGRDPTEIDADRLETILADADADLCVHLPFEQVVVTPVPEINDAIVDYLSRLLGWAGEVGAEKAVIHGTARNPHDTDLRPRFADQLAAIASTADDAGVELVVENVGHQKRGYPLSVLGDLARETETAVCFDVGHAYMEDGDDGVDRFLSSYGDLVSHLHVHDARRRGDTHLPIGAGEIDYGIVADHLAGFDGTVAIEVFTDDVPLLRDTARRAEATLEADG; from the coding sequence ATGCAGCTTGGTCTCACCGTCGGCGACTCGCTTGAGCGCACGGAACGGACGATCGCAGGATTCGATCTGGCAGAGCTGTCGATTGGCGAAGGACGCGATCCCACCGAGATCGACGCGGACCGCCTCGAGACAATTCTCGCCGATGCGGACGCCGACCTCTGCGTTCACCTTCCGTTCGAGCAGGTCGTCGTGACACCGGTGCCCGAGATCAACGACGCGATCGTCGACTACCTGTCGCGACTGCTCGGGTGGGCCGGCGAGGTCGGCGCGGAGAAGGCTGTCATCCACGGTACGGCTCGGAATCCGCACGATACGGACCTCCGGCCCCGCTTCGCCGACCAACTCGCGGCGATCGCGTCGACCGCCGACGACGCCGGCGTGGAACTCGTCGTCGAGAACGTCGGCCACCAGAAGCGCGGCTACCCACTGTCAGTGCTGGGAGACCTCGCACGCGAAACAGAGACGGCCGTCTGTTTCGACGTCGGACACGCGTACATGGAAGACGGGGACGATGGCGTGGATCGATTTCTCTCGAGTTACGGCGACCTCGTCTCGCACCTCCACGTCCACGACGCGCGGAGACGGGGAGACACGCACCTGCCGATCGGAGCCGGTGAGATCGACTACGGAATCGTCGCGGATCACCTCGCGGGATTCGACGGCACCGTCGCGATCGAGGTGTTCACCGACGATGTCCCGCTGTTACGCGACACCGCGCGCCGAGCGGAGGCAACGCTCGAGGCCGATGGGTGA
- a CDS encoding universal stress protein, giving the protein MYDRILVPTDGSTHADAAADTALELATALDATVAVVCIVETGLLGSVSLPGDGGSAEDVLGEQAAEFVEEIADRARARDVSVTSDIRQGVPVREILEYAGEVDADVIVMGSRGRGGVSRMLLGSVTEGVTRHSDRDVLVVGRDGTDIATGDETDFES; this is encoded by the coding sequence ATGTACGACCGGATACTCGTCCCAACCGACGGGAGCACCCACGCCGATGCGGCGGCGGATACCGCACTCGAACTCGCAACGGCGCTCGACGCGACGGTCGCCGTGGTCTGCATCGTCGAGACCGGGCTGCTCGGGTCCGTCTCACTGCCCGGTGACGGCGGCAGCGCCGAAGACGTGCTCGGCGAACAAGCGGCGGAGTTCGTCGAGGAGATTGCCGACCGCGCTCGAGCGCGCGACGTCTCCGTGACGAGCGACATTCGGCAGGGCGTGCCGGTGCGAGAGATCCTCGAGTACGCCGGCGAGGTCGACGCGGACGTGATCGTCATGGGGTCGCGGGGCCGCGGCGGCGTCAGCCGGATGCTGTTGGGGAGCGTCACCGAGGGTGTAACCCGCCACAGCGACCGCGATGTGCTCGTCGTCGGCCGCGACGGGACCGACATCGCGACGGGGGACGAGACCGACTTCGAGTCCTGA